GtaatttttccaaagtcacacGGTGAGTAGGTGAAAGGGTGGTGACTTAAATCCAAGTCCATCTGACATTTCAACCATGCTGCTATAGTATGGTATTGCCTGTCCCCTGTCCCTGCTTCCAGAAAAAGCAAGAGGAGCATATACTCAAGTGATTCTCTTATTTgtcagggagagaggagagagggtgggaAATGGAATACATTCACATCAGCATTTTGCCTATTTCCCTCTGATAGATATCATCCTTTTAATACAAAAGATCTGTAAAACTTCTTGTTGTATATTTGGATAAGCTACTGGCTACCAGTGTTGTACCAGTGTCCTCTGATTTGCCTGCCTCTCTGCTCCACCCCGAGTACTGAAAGCAGCGATTTGCACTTTCCAGGTTACTTCTACagctacattaaaaacaaacaaataaacaaaaaaccctgaataaatACCTGGTTTTTGTTCAAAATAGTAAAAGCTGCCTACAGCAATGAAATCACAGTTATTATGTCACCAGTTTAAACACAGTAGATAAGATTTAAAAACAATgacatttaaattgaaaaatatttgtaatttgtgtACTTTTCCTCCATAAAATCACAAAGTTATGTGAATGAAACAAGTAAATCTATTTTGATCATGAAGCTATTTGATTTCTAAAAGTgaaacatatctttaaaaaaagaaaattaagtatttcAATAAGGGCAAcataaaaaaaacccataaaacatAAAGACCGGCCTTCCTCTGGTATGACATTTTGcaaataatcatcatcattataatgGCAGTTAACAATTACCTAGTATTAAGTGACGggtactgttttaagtgctttatatatactTAATACTGAATATAATGAGCTGTTTTAAGTGGCCCGCAGTCAACCTAAACTAACTAGCATTATAAAGGAATTGGTGCTAAATGCTCATGTCCCTTTTTAGTAATTATATACTGGAGCAGAAATCAAGTATTGAAAAAATAAGAGTATGCTTACTTACATGCTTTTCTAAAAGGGTTAGATCAAATTCCGTCAAACACTATGTTTTTAGGTGTTGCGATCCCGACTACACGATAATCTAAATTTAATTCTATAAAACTTAAAGTCCAAACTATCAATAAGTGGGGGGGTTTGAGAGCATTTAATCACCTCTGATTTGTATTGgtctaaaaaaaatagtttacatACTCTGACATTAACTTCATACACCGCATCAAAACATGAAAAAGCGCAGGGCGTGAAGGAGAGGGGAGACGAATGCTTATTGGTAGCAAAGAGTAATAATtctaaaagaggagaaagaaaaaacgtAAATCAATGTTTTCCGGGTACCAGCCCAAGTTCCCAACAGGCTTTTTTACCAGCCTCACCGCAACCCCAAAATTTCCTCAGCACTTGAATGTTtcaagaattttgaaagcatcatcaaagcacttagcacagtgcctcgcACTACCCGCCTCTACACACTACTTCCCTGCCCGCCTCCAGACCGAGCCAACAAGAGAAATAAGGACCAACatgattttagaaagaaaacaaaatccagttTCTGGAAAAAGGCCAGCCGTGCCCCGGGAGGGCGAACGCTCCACACCGAGGACTCGGGGCTTGACTTCGGCAGGGAGCGCAGTCTGGGCCGCGCCGCGAACCTGAGTCGAGCTcttccgcccccgccccgccgcacGCACGCCTTACCGGAGCCCGGGCCAGGGAGCCCACGCGGAGACAGCTAGCTCACTGTTCGCAGCAGACGAGCCGGAGACCCCACGTTACGCTTCCCCCcactgcctcccctccccagaccagCTGGGAGCCGAAAATGGCGTGTCGGAAGGCAGCGCGCCGGACGTGGCGTCACCGGGAGCGACGCCTCCTCGTTCCACTCTGTCCGGTTTCGGGCGTGTGCTCTGGGTGGTAGGGCTCCGCAGAGGGGGCGCGCCCCGTGGGGTTTTGGGAGGCGCCGTGGGCTGGGCTGGCTGCCGACCTCCTCCGCCGCGGCGGGCGAGTGCCTAGGTAACCGGGCCGCCTGGGTCACAGGTCCAGGGCTAGCCGGCTACGTGTTTCTTTCCGGCCCCTAGGGTAGTGTAGGAAGCTCAGTGGCGCCTCGAGAGGCGGAAGCGGAGCCGGCGAAGCTCCCTGAAGGCCGGAGCTGTCAGGTCTCCTTATGCCCAGGGAAGGCCGCCTTCCCGGGCCGCGCCGCAGTCTCTGCCGCCCTATACCCTACCCGCTACTCTCGATTAGCCCCACATTCTCGCGCTTGTTTCCCACTCCTCGTCTTTAGGCCTTACCCCGGTAAGAGGTCTGGCCACAAGGGACATTTTGCAAcacatgaactttttaaaatgtcgagctttattaaagtataatttacatatgataAAGTACAATTGGATTAGTTTTGACAGAAGCATATAGTCTTGGAGCCATCATCACAAcgtagataaaatattttcatcactccaaaaattTCCATCAGGCCCCTTTGCAGCCAATATCCTTCCCCAACCCCAGGCACACAGAAGGTAATGAAGAGTTACCTACTGGATACAGTGAGTTCTACCGTCACTGCAAGTATGACAGAAATCTGTCATTTAATCCACCAAACACAAAATACACCGGAAAAAAGGACTACAATAAAGGAATTCTCAATATGCAGCATGCCAACTTGTGACCTTGTAGCACAATTACTGCTGggcctttttcactttcttggttgaATCCAACATCCATGGAATTTAAGCCACCTTCATCCTTTAAGGGAATAAGTCCCCACAAAAGGCTACTTACGCtagagaaattatttttgcaCAAACATATTCCTTGGGACCTATCAGATCTATTAAAACTTCCAAGACTCCTGTACAAGGCTCCCTAGGCTAATGAAACACGGCCCTGTAACAATGCTAGTCTTATAAAGCTGACAGAACTTTGGGTACATTAAGCTTCTGTaaagtgttagtttctgctagcaaaaatgacaaaatactatatatttgttCTACTCTCCCCTTTTCATTTCTTGAGCTCAAGTCAGAATACCAAAATAAGTATGGCAAATGAATCCCCCAAAATACTTTGTCGCCTGCTGTATTTGGAATACTTTTTATCACTGTACCTAATGTCATATCAACCTGCTCTAGACTGAAAAAATAAGCTCATTTACATGAGCTGCTTGAATTGTGAATTCTCTAGGATACTTGCAACCATCGTGGTCCAAATGAAGGCACTGTCCTGTGATGCTTGAAATTCAAATGACGTTTATTTAAATTGACAACAATACTTAAAACTGCATTTAGAGTCAAAAaccttttgtttataaaaattatacgGAGTATTCCTAGGTAAGGCAAAGTTATTACTAGGTTAACAAGACCAGATTTGACTTTGGACTTTACTCTTTGAACAAACTgtagagaatggagaaaaaaaaaagttatttacagAAAACAATATCTACATATGTACTCAGAGGTacaaagacaaaagagacttAAGTATGTGCTGGCATCTCAGAAGCAGTTCTCAAAGAGCTTAGTTTTATTTCCTTGAATTTTAAGAATGTCTAAGATCCTTCTTCATCCTCGATCTTGGGAGCCAAATAGTACTTTAAATGTCCCATATCAGCAATTTTATACTCTACgactgaaagaaaacaggaatataATTAATTACTGAGAAGTACCACATACACTACCTACAAAACAAGATTCAACAAGTTTATTATCTTACCAAGGGGTACATCTGCAGACATACTGAGTGTTACTGTAGGAGAGAGTGGAGTGgcttttgtaaagaagttcaggTACCTCAGTGCAAAAGTTAGCTGAACTGGTTCATTCATCTCTATGGTAACCttagagagaaaacaaaagattcATCGTACTGAAAAACATCAAGAAAGCTGCAACCCATTCATTTCTAATATACATTGACAAATGActtagtttcttcaacaaataaaattgtaatagaGGGAAAATGAAATTGAAGAGAGAACCAATGGACTAAAAGAAATTTAAGGAGCGTATCTCAATGAACTGTAATGCATGGACCTTATTAAAATCTTGATTCAAACAAACTGAAATAACCAAGGAAGTAGGAACACTGAAAAATTccttaatataattttcttagaTGTCATAAAATGTTTACactatgaataaattaaaatatttatgagtgaatttttttctttttttaaaaatttctagctGCGCGGCTTtagggatgttagttccctgacgagggatcgaacccacgccctcggtcagtgaaagtgcagagtcctaaccactggaccgccagagaattccctatgGGTTAAGTAACATttgagagaagaacaaaaatcaaGATTGGCAGGGGAGTGAAATGTAATTTAGGAGAAAAGAATCAACCACTGGAGTTTTGttactaatatatatttgttactaatataggtatttttaaactctttatttaaaagttaatataaGGATTACATAAGAGCTCACAACAGCTAGATGTTCCCCCCAACTAGATCCTACTGGGTTGCTCAATTATTTGGTAAAAACATAGTAAGTACCTCCAGAAAGCTAAAGCTAGCCTCCCAAGCCTATCCTTAAGAGTATGTGTGGGTTTGATACACAAACCCATTGTTCTACAGTTTATAAAGGTTGCACTAAATTTGCATTCTCTTCTCACAAATTTAAGTTAGACGGCATCTATAAGATCACTTGCAGATTGCAAAAGTTTCAATTCTCACATATTAGTtacttggaaatgcaaattctgtttttctttagagCTTTCTTTAATTTTAGCAATTACCTTGctaaagactgaatgtttgtgcccccccCATTCATGTTAAAACCAAATTCACAATATGGTGGTGTTGGAGGTGGGgcgcctttgggaggtgcttagcgTTAGgaaggcagagccctcatgaatgggattaatgcccttataaaagagaccccagagaactcccttgccccttccaccatgtaagAAGGATGCTGTCTGTGAACCAAGAAGCAGGCCCtcatcagacaccaaatctgccagcttcccagtctccaaaactgtgaataataaactttcgttgtttataagccactcagtctatggtattttgttatagaagccTTTGTTATTAGCAGACTAAGACATAACCTAATATTCTTCTTCAAAgtattttgtttacttaaaaaCTACTTACAGCCTCCTCTTCTTTATCAACATTACTCGTTTGTGACAActtaatatttccatttccaaGTTCTCCACTTGCAGAAAATTTCACTCCATCTTTTGCACAGGAAATTACAACAGCATCTCCAATATGACTCAGATCTCGGCATATACGTGCAAATTCACCAGAAGGCATCTTTACTACACAGCTGTACTCTTGTTCCtataaaacaaagacatttaaaTGTCATGGAAATGAAAGATTGGCACCCTCACTTTCTGAAGACTCAGCATCTAAACAAGAACTCAGAATTCAAGATTTTCTGATTACTTTGAAATATCACTCATTGTGTAATTTCTTAACACTCTAACcactcaaaaaataaatgcagatatAAAACAAGTATGCTATAAGAATAACCGTACTAAGAAAACAAATTAGAGCTTAAACTTTTAACAGTAAATGCACTATCCTGGGAACAAGAGCCTCCACCTAATCACCCTACAGTAGGGCTAAATCAAGAGGCCATTAGGGTATGGCATACAGTGATGATGGCACAAACAGGTCTGCTTTCCAAATCAAGAGAATATGATGTTAGGCATTTTAAATATCCAAACACCTCTTCTCACTTTTGATGTTGCTAAACCTAACCATAATGGATTTCTGCAAAAATAGCTTTAAGATCTTCTTTCAATAAAAATCAAGCACTCGGgtttccctgatggcacagtggttaagaatctgcctgccaatgcagggaacaaaggttcaagccctagtctgggaagatcccacgtgtcgtggagcaactaagcccgtgcgccacaactactgagcctgcactctagagcccacgagccacaactactgaacccgagtaccacaactactgaagcctgcacacctagagcccatgctccacaacaagggaagccgcctcaatgagaagcctgcgcaccgcaatgaagagtagcgccccctctccccagctagagaaaagcccacacgcagcaatgaagacccaacgcagccaaaaataaatttaaaaaataaagatctacaaaaaaccaaaaaaatcaagcACTCtaggaataataattttaaaaaagatgcagGGGTTAATGTAAATATTCACTCGGCAGAAATAAATTCAAACCAATGAGCCACTGTATAACAccataatttaataaaatgacaaataacttCAGTCTTAAATACCCCACTCTGGAACATGCAAGAGCAGATATACAGAAAAAGTTCTGTTAGGAAATAggctttaaattattatattaatatatcttATGTAACTACCATGACTGTACAGTATGCTCAATCAGAAACTTTGATACTCACTGGAATTCCAAGTTGTTCAACATCTAAATCCATTAACTTCATTTCATAGTCTGAAACCTTTTCTTGATCTACCAAAAGAAACGAAATGTTGAAGAAGAAGATGTAAGTTTACAACTATCAAGTATATTTTACAGCCATCACAAACATTATCTTAAATTTCTCTCAGCCTTGGGAAATACTGAcactacattttaatttcttctagCATAAATCAGAAGAAGGGTGCGACTTACTTGGAGCTTCAAATACTAGTGCCAAGGTGTCCGCGTTATCTTCAGCCCTTAGTGTAATGATGTCTTCATTGCCAGCACATTTCAGTATTTTGGACATGCtagaacacagaaaaacaaagggttTAAAATCAACAAATTAAAACCAGGAGGTACCACTTTTAACCATTAGACCATCTGCCGAATTGGTGAGTTAGAGAAACGTAAGGGGTATGCGTAAGCCGGTCCAGCCATTTGGAATGCAATCTGGTAGTATTTATACTTAAACTAAACAGCCCCCCCACCaaaagcaatttcacttctggatataaataaaacagcagTATTTTATGAACTGCAAATCCCTTTGGTGGGTGAAGTAAATTATTGGGCCAACGATCTTTAAAAACGATTTAATAAACCTGTTAAAACACACTGCATGCAGTACGGGTAAATATTTCTCACAAGCTTTAAGATTTAAACATGTGTATGTACTAGACAGGTAGTGGTCAAAAGTTGAAAGCACTGCCCTGGAGAAAATTTTCCTTAAACCGGGATCTTGGGGTGCTCACCGCAACTCTATAGCAAAAGAAATACTCTTGTCCCTCATTAGGGCGAAAGAACTAGGACACATTATAAAGCAGTTAAAGTCAGCCAGGATCAAGGTTTCTCATCCGAGACCGCCTGCACTTAATGACCAAAGAGCTCTGCAACAGTCTTTTCCTGGCACCGCAAAGAAGTCCGTCATTTTCCCGCCACCACCCGCTTTGTGACTTTGGCGCGGAAAGAGCCGGTTCGCGCTGCAGCCAGCGCGGGCTTTCCGAAACGCGCGTTCTGCTGGGTCCCGCCCCACTGGTGCCGCAGGCCAATGAGAAGGCGCAGATGGCCCACTCCAGCCAATGAGGGCCCGGCTCGGAGGCGCTCCCGCCAAGAGCCAGAGGGGGTGGATCAGGGCCCGGCTATCCGCGCTTAGGGGCTCACCTGGTGAGGTTCACGCCCATGGCCAAGTTGCGGTCGCAGCGGTACGTGTCGAAGCCCTCGGAGCGCAGGGTGAGCTGCACCAAAGAGACATGGgaagagtccatgctctgcaggTTCACGCCGCTCGAGCTGATGTCCCAGCAGGCCTCGTTGATGAGGTCCTTAAGCGCCTCAAGCACCTTTTTCAATATGGAGCCCTGGACCAGGCGTGCCTCAAACATGGTGGCGGAGTCGCAACGACACGGCTGCTGGCgcaaggaaggaggaaggtgtAGCCGGCTTAGGCTTCAGAAGATGAGCGAGCGGGAGAACAAACTCACGAACGCTTGAGACGGAGGAAGCCTACAACCAGCCCGCCGCGCCCGCAGCAGTTTAATACTGCCGCGTCTGCGAGCGCGCGCTACGACCCCGCGCCCCTCGCGGAGACGTCACCACGCTGCCCCGCCTTCTGCCTGGGCGGAGATCCTGCAGAGCCAATCGTGTCCCTGCTCCGCACGAAGCCCGCCCCACCCCTAACATCTATTGGAGGGTGCGGACGTGGGGGCGGGGCATGAGCGGTGCGCCTTCTGAGGGCCGGCTGATAGGCGACCGCCGGGAATCCCCGCCTTTTTTGTCACGTTCCGGAACCGGATGTTAGAAAAGTCCGGGCGAGTGTGAAGGTCAGGCctagagtgggggtgggggtgggggttgttGAACTGCGTCTTCGTGGTGCTTCATTTCCCTGTTGAGGGGTAGGGAGTTTCCGGCCTCGAAAGTGAAACGCAAATCGAGCCTGCTAGGAGGAAGAGCCAGCTTGTAGCCTAAAGAGTGCTGCTTTAAGAGGTGTacagttatgataaaaaaaaaaagttgtcttgACCACCAGCTCTTAAACCTCCTCCGCCATATGCACACCAAACTCGTATCATTTACCGTATGCAACtttataagcttttaaaattttctctacaaatatgctttttaaaaaaaattaaatgaatttatacCGTAGACACTTCTGCAAAGTACTTAATAAAGCATGTGTAATTTTATGCCAGGTACATGTTTTCTATATCAGCACCTCTTAAAAAGATGGGGTAATATCCTACGTATGTAACCAATTTACAAAGTGCTTGTAATTTGGGCAACTCCTTGAAGTATTGCTGGATCGAAGAGCatacacattaaaattttgataaatgttactaaattgacttttaaaagatTGCAATTTACATTTCAGCCAAGACTACGAGCATGCTCATTTcgcctaatttttctttctatagatATTAGCAATCTCGTTTTTAAATCTGTGCTCGTGTGGAAATTTCAGTTTGTGTATTAAAAGATTGGTGCAAGTTGGATATCGTTCATATAGTTCTTGACCACTGTCTTATTCTTATTGATTAAAAGGAGCACTTCATATATTAATAATCTTATTATAAATATTccccctttgtttcttttttgctttgtttacagCATTTCTCTTTAGTTACTTCTAATATTTTACCTTGGTCTGTAgaattctttagtttttctactgtgtatcttggtgtggatttagttttatttttcctgttcagGGAATTTTGTATTCCACAATCAGAAGATTCATGTATTTCATCAAGTCTAGAATATTGTCAACCATTATGGCTTCAAAAATTGCCTTTCCCTGCTCTATTCTCTCCCTCTAGCATTTTTATTAGGTGTATCTATTTCACTGAATTTAAGGTACCTTCAATTGTAagatgcaccattattttatgtagcacaagaaaataaaatatcaaactaTCATATGATTTATCATTTAGAATGTCTATTTTGTAATTATCAAAAGAacttttagacttttaaaaacatttgtatcATATATCACTCATGTGCATAATAtgtacacactatatatatatatatatatatatattggttaaAGCACTTGTAATATATCTTCACATTCAGTTTCTCACTCAGTTACTGATACTGCTGTTTTTCCATATACATACTCTGTCGTCAAGGGTGTGGATGATGCAGCATTCTTAAGAGTGCTCCTCTATTGTCTCTGGAATTTCTTCCAAGTCTCTGCCACCCATTCGTAAATTTTGATACTAGCACTAACTTCCTTTATGTATAATCAGCTATCCTTTTGCATACATCTTTATATCAAAACACAACGGTTTCATctatttgtaggtattttccttttcaggtccttttattttttatttatttattttaaaaaatatttatttatttattcatttatttatggttgcgttgggtcttcgttgccgcgcacgagctttctctagttgtggtgagctgggctactcttcattgcagtgttcaggcttctcatttcagtggcttctcttgttgcagagcgtgggctctaggcgtgcgggcttcagtagtcgtgacacacaggctcagtagttgtggcacatgggcttagtggctctgcggcatgtgggatcttcccagaccagggctcgaacccatgtcccctgcattggcaggcagattcttaaccactgcaccaccagggaagtccctccatgtcCTTTTAGTGTCTCAGTTCATTTGCAAAATGTGGAATGTATTCATTCCTCCAGTGAGAAACATTTGCTTCACTAATAACGAATGTATACTCTACTACTCTGTTTTTGTGCTTTCTGCTTACATAATAACATTTTGGTTTAATGCCAAATCGAAGTGGTGATTTGAAGGTATTTTAAATGGCAATTAAACTCCACCCATGACTTAAGAATGGCTATGAcgtgtggtcagggaaggccttctGCGGAGGTAGCAGTTTACCAGAGAAACTAGCTGTTTGGAGAGTGGGAGAAAGTATTCTAGGCTGAAAGAATAACATGTTTAAAAAGGACAGCATGTTTAGAAAGTGTTCAGGTagtagtttgttttaaaattcaaagcttttt
This region of Physeter macrocephalus isolate SW-GA chromosome 14, ASM283717v5, whole genome shotgun sequence genomic DNA includes:
- the PCNA gene encoding proliferating cell nuclear antigen, which gives rise to MFEARLVQGSILKKVLEALKDLINEACWDISSSGVNLQSMDSSHVSLVQLTLRSEGFDTYRCDRNLAMGVNLTSMSKILKCAGNEDIITLRAEDNADTLALVFEAPNQEKVSDYEMKLMDLDVEQLGIPEQEYSCVVKMPSGEFARICRDLSHIGDAVVISCAKDGVKFSASGELGNGNIKLSQTSNVDKEEEAVTIEMNEPVQLTFALRYLNFFTKATPLSPTVTLSMSADVPLVVEYKIADMGHLKYYLAPKIEDEEGS